From the Falco biarmicus isolate bFalBia1 chromosome 19, bFalBia1.pri, whole genome shotgun sequence genome, one window contains:
- the HCN3 gene encoding potassium/sodium hyperpolarization-activated cyclic nucleotide-gated channel 3 yields MDAAPGRSPEPPEKPPVLDGEAARAPAGAAGADTASPAAAEQIVAEGEAAAAGTFVQRQLGAMLQPAVNKFSLRMFGSHRAVEIERQRVKSAGAWIIHPYSDFRFYWDLIMLLLMVGNLIILPVGITFFKDENTPPWIVFNVLSDTFFLADLVLNFRTGIVVEDNTEIILDPHTIKMKYLKSWFLVDFISSIPVDYIFLIVDLETQVDSDVYKTARALRIVRFTKILSLLRLLRLSRLIRYIHQWEEIFHMTYDLASAVVRIFNLIGMMLLLCHWDGCLQFLVPMLQDFPRDCWVSMNQMVNDSWGKQYSHALFKAMSHMLCIGYGQQAPEGMTDVWLTMLSMIVGATCYAMFIGHATALIQSLDSSRRQYQEKYKQVEQYMSFHKLPGDTRQRIHEYYEHRYQGKMFDEENILGELNEPLKEEIINFNCRNLVANMPLFANADPNFVTAMLTKLRFEVFQPGDFIIREGTVGKKMYFIQHGVVSILTKGNKETKLSDGSYFGEICLLTRGRRTASVRADTYCRLYSLSVDNFNEVLEEYPMMRRAFETVAMDRLDRIGKKNSILLRKRAEHSSGPMNNEMIQQIVKHDQDVAHNIQDLQQMAMGRELSGKPVIWEPLVHAPLQTAAATTNVAIALTHQHSLQAHIFLPPSSISSPLSPEATLLTKQVRRSQPSLGGSRPSSMSSPSGAQSHLQTPTAGSPSSPMVQSQAPLESGGQRPSAGAPRTAQKGEPPAAAKQPLAGPQPQLSKSRGASVSTSLLQQAAGAPSPSSEQALPSGRTLHYSLSRATGSHISLLMQPQQLVKHRSIQGLPVGRLTHDVRLLSASQPSLPNKVAQQADVGSLQQGRKSAGNLARRSSPSVAGLLAKPCPAMPGQPAHSQQMPSGSLAQPSRSVAGTSSPQSPVSTSRQAAGPPRKGSVAFSPEVETGKPKLPSNM; encoded by the exons atgGACGCGGCGCCGGGCCGGAGCCCCGAGCCGCCGGAGAAGCCGCCGGTGCTGGACGGGGAGGCGGCGAGGGCgcccgcgggggcggcgggcgcggacACGGCCTcgccggcggcggcggagcaGATCGTGGCGGAgggcgaggcggcggcggcgggcacgTTCGTGCAGCGGCAGCTCGGGGCCATGCTGCAGCCCGCCGTGAACAAGTTCTCGCTGCGCATGTTCGGCAGCCACCGGGCCGTGGAGATCGAGCGGCAGCGGGTGAAGTCGGCCGGCGCCTGGATCATCCACCCCTACAGCGACTTCAG gtTTTACTGGGACCTCATCATGCTGCTCCTGATGGTGGGGAATTTGATCATTCTGCCTGTGGGCATCACCTTCTTCAAGGATGAGAACACCCCTCCCTGGATCGTTTTCAATGTGCTTTCGGACACTTTCTTCTTGGCTGACCTGGTGCTGAACTTCCGGACAGGCATTGTGGTGGAGGACAACACAGAGATCATCCTTGACCCTCACACCATCAAAATGAAGTACTTGAAGAGCTGGTTCCTGGTTGACTTCATCTCCTCCATCCCTGTTGACTACATCTTTCTCATTGTTGACCTGGAGACCCAGGTGGATTCTGATGTCTACAAGACAGCCCGGGCCTTGCGCATCGTCCGCTTCACCAAGATCCTCAGCCTGCTGCGCCTGCTGCGCCTCTCACGCCTCATCCGCTACATCCACCAGTGGGAAGAG ATCTTCCATATGACATACGACCTGGCCAGTGCTGTGGTGAGGATCTTCAACCTCATTGGcatgatgctgctgctgtgtcactGGGATGGCTGCCTGCAGTTCCTGGTGCCCATGCTGCAAGACTTCCCGCGGGACTGCTGGGTCTCCATGAACCAAATGGTG AACGACTCCTGGGGGAAGCAGTACTCGCACGCCCTGTTCAAGGCCATGAGCCACATGCTCTGCATTGGCTACGGTCAGCAGGCACCTGAGGGCATGACTGACGTCTGGCTTACAATGCTGAGCATGATCGTGGGGGCCACCTGCTACGCCATGTTCATCGGCCATGCCACCGCCCTCATCCAGTCTCTGGACTCGTCCCGGCGCCAGTACCAGGAGAAG TACAAGCAAGTGGAGCAGTACATGTCATTCCACAAGCTGCCTGGGGACACGCGCCAGCGCATCCATGAGTACTACGAGCACCGCTACCAGGGCAAGATGTTTGATGAGGAGAACATCCTGGGGGAGCTCAATGAGCCGCTCAAAGAG GAGATCATCAACTTCAACTGCCGCAACCTGGTGGCCAACATGCCCCTGTTTGCTAACGCAGACCCCAACTTTGTGACGGCCATGCTGACCAAGCTGCGCTTTGAGGTCTTCCAGCCTGGGGACTTCATCATCCGTGAGGGCACCGTAGGCAAAAAGATGTACTTCATCCAGCACGGGGTGGTCAGCATCCTCACCAAGGGCAACAAGGAGACAAAGCTGTCTGATGGCTCCTACTTTGGGG AGATCTGCCTGCTGACGCGGGGCAGGCGGACAGCCAGTGTGCGAGCTGACACCTACTGCCGCCTCTACTCTTTGTCAGTGGATAATTTCAATGAGGTGCTGGAGGAGTATCCCATGATGCGCAGGGCCTTTGAGACGGTGGCCATGGACCGGCTGGACCGCATAG GGAAGAAGAACTCCATTTTGCTCCGCAAGCGAGCCGAACACAGCTCGGGGCCCATGAACAATGAGATGATCCAGCAGATCGTGAAGCACGACCAGGACGTGGCTCACAACATCCAGGACCTGCAGCAGATGGCGATGGGCCGGGAGCTGAGCGGCAAGCCGGTGATCTGGGAGCCGCTGGTGCACGCGCCCCTGCAGACGGCTGCTGCGACCACCAACGTGGCCATTGCCTTgacccaccagcacagcctgcaggccCACATCTTCCTGCCGCCCTCCTCCATCTCCAGTCCGCTCTCTCCTGAGGCCACCCTGCTCACCAAGCAGGTGCgcaggtcccagcccagcctggggggctCCCGGCCCTCCTCCATGAGCTCCCCATCGGGGGCGCAGTCCCACCTCCAGACGCCCACCGCTGGTTCACCTTCCTCCCCCATGGTGCAGTCCCAGGCACCCCTGGAGAGCGGGGGGCAGAGACCGAGCGCTGGGGCACCGCGCACGGCGCAGAAGGGGGAGccgccagcagcagccaagcagcccctcgccggcccccagccccagctctccaaGTCCCGCGGCGCCTCAGTCtccacctccctgctgcagcaagcagcGGGGGCTCCATCCCCCAGCTCGGAGCAGGCGCTGCCGTCGGGGAGAACGCtccactacagcctgtcccgAGCCACCGGCTCCCACATCTCTCTTCTGatgcagcctcagcagctggTGAAGCACAGGAGCATCCAGGGCTTGCCAGTGGGGCGGCTCACCCACGATGTCCGGCTCCTCTCCGCCTCCCAGCCTTCCCTTCCCAATAAAGTGGCCCAGCAAGCTGATGTGGGCTccttgcagcagggcaggaaaTCTGCCGGGAACCTGGCCCGCAGATCCTCTCCCTCAGTAGCCGGACTCCTTGCCAAGCCATGTCCGGCGATGCCAGGCCAGCCAGCACACTCGCAGCAGATGCCTTCAGGATCGCTGGCGCAACCCAGCCGCTCCGTGGCGGGAACATCCAGCCCGCAGTCCCCGGTCTCCACGTCCCGGCAGGCAGCAGGTCCCCCCCGCAAGGGCTCCGTGGCCTTCAGCCCCGAGGTGGAAACAGGGAAGCCCAAACTCCCATCAAACATGTGA